The following proteins come from a genomic window of Bacteroidales bacterium:
- a CDS encoding translocation/assembly module TamB domain-containing protein, which produces MLATLYFVFRSSAVQTYVCQRIASYLSKELKTEITISGVDISYFLNIVLENIEIKDQHRNILFSSKKIYVKIDNIWIRNKKVKFNKIRFKNACVILRKYKTDSTFNYQFISDYFSSKSKVPTKEKPWKISCGNFEFENSTLKYSIDKKIIFGNNTECKLVDFNDIDLKEMNLKIINIKTAGDTIFADIKNISLIEKSGFKLNEFSSTIKFYQDGFDVNDIKIKTPASKLSLNASFSFDKYDDLNDFEKKVKIKSIIKKAEINFGDIGYFARELCGSKNIAKLSGELSGKISDFKGKNIDIQYGSSTHFRGNVQLTGLPYSNETFMHLTIKELITSKKDLEKFDMPSRSGQFHVALPDYFNSMGEIKYVGKLTGFFYDFVSNGKLYTNLGMISTDLELDNVYESDNIKYSGHIKLDDFDIGKFMNYKKWVGRISMDTKIEGKSFTPDKISAEITANIDNIEFNGYDYKNIQANGDVSKRKFNGNFNIRDNNINLDFSGQIDYSQPLPVFDFNSSITNANLKRLNFIKSDTINPIIANSSIQFKFTGNNLDNIRGIIDIEKTKYTQNGRDYEMAQLFIKTSEDNGIRKVEILSDFVNANIEGVFKFRNFPNSIVKVFNKFVPSYHIKELNKENSNTYEDITFNIDIINAEPLSAIFFPSLRVAPKTNIFGYYNSQTNLLAGNIKSPEIIYSQQKIVNLKADINIKNNTLSINTNCNKLFLNKNIFVENFSINSYSRNDSLSFDINWQKHDSTMNMGNIKGIACFKSKSRIDLSVFPSSIIINDSIWQLKEKKLISIDSSYIHIDNITFSSNMQKLNFNGTISNNPNDSLFVNFTNFNIANLNPVIKNSGYVLSGTLDGKTSISNLYTTFNLNSDITVKNLIINQDALGVAYLKSIWNTKTKSLNVDATVMRGNLKTFNLAGYYYPSGEKLDFDITLDKLKLQMFKKYVTAVFSDMRGEATGKLQLKGTISNPDLSGKFLFQRTFLRLDYTNTGYSFANEISVTKNKFLFENIEIFDSLGNKALLNGKITHNNFKNFKFDINIDAKKFVCLNTNIYQNNLYYGKGFFTGIVEIKGTPQNVDINITGKTEKGTQFFIPLSETTETFDNNFITFETKDSSGKAQQQYEVNLAGIKLNFDLNVTPDAEVQIIFDSRSGDILRGKGSGDIKFQIDTKGDFNMYGNYVIEEGDYLFTLQNVINKKFHIEKGGTIKWNGNPYDAEINLEAVYKVRTDLNALRQALDDTVKHKERVSVECKIFMKDKLFNPTINFDVGFPTLTEDESDKYKAIIQPDMDYQIISLLVLNSFVSPSNSRQGKPGESQTSGTKYGVGANSSELLSNQLSNWLSQISKDFDIGINYRPGDQINNDEVQVALATQIFNDRVSIDGNFGVAGNKDKNASNIVGDVNIEAKLTEEGGLRVKAFNKTNSSNDIIYKNAPYTQGIGLFYRKEFDNLKELLKRRKKK; this is translated from the coding sequence TTGTTGGCAACTTTATATTTTGTTTTCCGTTCGTCAGCAGTTCAAACTTATGTATGTCAAAGAATAGCTTCATATTTATCAAAAGAACTTAAAACAGAAATAACAATAAGTGGAGTTGATATTTCCTATTTCCTGAATATTGTGCTCGAAAACATCGAAATTAAAGACCAGCACAGAAATATTTTATTCTCTTCAAAAAAGATTTATGTAAAAATTGATAATATTTGGATAAGAAATAAAAAAGTAAAATTTAATAAAATAAGATTTAAAAATGCATGCGTAATTCTCAGAAAATACAAGACAGATTCGACTTTTAATTATCAGTTTATAAGTGATTATTTTTCTTCAAAATCAAAAGTTCCGACAAAAGAAAAACCATGGAAAATATCCTGCGGAAATTTTGAATTTGAAAACAGCACTTTGAAATATAGTATTGATAAAAAAATTATTTTCGGGAATAACACAGAATGCAAGCTTGTTGACTTCAATGATATTGATTTAAAAGAAATGAATTTAAAAATTATTAATATAAAAACTGCCGGTGACACTATTTTCGCAGATATAAAAAATATTTCCTTAATTGAAAAATCCGGATTCAAACTGAATGAATTTTCTTCAACCATAAAATTTTATCAGGATGGGTTTGATGTAAATGATATAAAAATAAAAACTCCTGCAAGTAAACTAAGCTTAAATGCCTCATTCAGTTTCGATAAATACGATGATTTAAATGATTTTGAAAAGAAGGTTAAAATAAAATCAATTATAAAAAAAGCCGAAATAAATTTCGGAGATATTGGCTATTTCGCAAGGGAGTTGTGTGGCAGCAAAAACATTGCAAAATTATCCGGAGAGCTTAGTGGCAAAATAAGCGATTTTAAAGGAAAAAACATTGACATACAATATGGCAGTTCGACACATTTTCGCGGTAATGTTCAATTAACGGGCTTGCCGTATTCCAATGAAACTTTTATGCATTTGACAATTAAGGAGCTTATAACTTCCAAAAAAGACCTTGAAAAGTTTGATATGCCCTCCCGAAGCGGACAATTCCATGTTGCTTTGCCCGATTATTTCAATTCCATGGGAGAAATTAAATATGTTGGAAAACTTACAGGGTTTTTCTACGACTTTGTTTCAAACGGAAAGTTATATACGAATCTCGGAATGATAAGTACCGACCTCGAACTTGATAATGTTTATGAGTCAGATAATATTAAGTATAGCGGTCATATAAAACTTGATGATTTTGATATTGGAAAATTCATGAATTATAAAAAATGGGTTGGAAGGATAAGCATGGATACAAAAATTGAAGGAAAAAGTTTTACTCCCGATAAAATATCTGCTGAAATTACTGCAAACATTGACAACATCGAATTCAACGGATATGATTACAAAAACATTCAGGCAAATGGTGATGTTTCAAAAAGAAAATTTAACGGTAATTTTAATATTCGCGATAATAATATAAATCTTGATTTTTCCGGTCAGATAGATTACAGCCAGCCATTACCGGTTTTTGATTTTAATTCTTCAATAACAAATGCCAATCTCAAAAGGTTGAATTTTATTAAATCCGACACTATAAATCCCATAATTGCAAATTCATCAATACAGTTCAAGTTTACAGGAAATAATCTTGACAACATCAGGGGAATTATTGACATTGAAAAAACAAAATATACACAAAACGGCAGGGATTATGAAATGGCTCAATTATTCATTAAAACTTCCGAAGATAACGGCATCAGGAAAGTTGAAATTTTATCCGATTTTGTAAATGCAAATATTGAAGGAGTGTTCAAATTCAGAAACTTTCCCAATTCAATCGTTAAAGTTTTTAATAAATTTGTTCCTTCATATCATATCAAAGAATTGAATAAAGAAAATTCAAATACGTATGAAGATATTACTTTTAATATTGACATTATAAACGCCGAGCCGCTGTCTGCAATATTTTTCCCTTCATTAAGAGTTGCACCTAAAACAAATATTTTCGGATATTATAATTCACAAACCAACCTTTTGGCAGGAAATATAAAATCTCCTGAAATTATATACAGTCAGCAAAAGATTGTTAATTTAAAAGCTGATATAAATATTAAAAACAATACGCTTTCAATAAATACGAACTGCAATAAACTTTTTTTAAATAAAAATATTTTTGTCGAAAATTTTAGTATCAATTCTTATTCACGGAATGACAGTTTGAGTTTTGACATAAACTGGCAAAAGCACGATTCAACAATGAACATGGGAAATATAAAAGGTATTGCCTGCTTTAAAAGCAAATCAAGAATTGATTTATCGGTTTTCCCGTCGAGTATTATTATAAATGACTCAATATGGCAATTGAAGGAAAAGAAGCTTATTTCCATTGATTCATCATACATACATATTGACAATATAACTTTTTCATCAAATATGCAAAAATTAAATTTTAACGGAACAATTTCGAATAATCCTAATGACAGCTTATTTGTTAATTTCACAAACTTTAATATTGCCAACCTTAATCCGGTTATAAAAAATTCGGGATATGTTTTAAGTGGCACACTTGATGGGAAAACTTCGATATCCAATTTATATACCACTTTTAATTTGAATTCGGATATTACTGTTAAAAACCTTATCATTAATCAGGACGCTCTCGGTGTTGCATATTTAAAAAGTATCTGGAATACGAAAACAAAATCACTGAATGTGGATGCAACAGTTATGAGAGGCAATCTGAAAACATTTAATCTTGCGGGATATTATTACCCATCAGGAGAAAAACTTGATTTTGATATTACCCTCGACAAACTGAAATTGCAGATGTTTAAAAAATATGTTACTGCAGTTTTTTCCGACATGAGAGGTGAAGCAACGGGCAAGCTTCAGTTGAAAGGCACAATATCAAATCCCGATTTATCGGGAAAGTTTTTGTTTCAAAGAACATTCCTGCGTCTTGATTATACCAATACAGGCTATTCTTTCGCAAACGAAATAAGTGTTACAAAAAATAAATTCTTATTTGAAAACATTGAAATTTTCGATTCGCTTGGCAACAAGGCATTGCTGAATGGAAAAATTACACATAATAATTTTAAAAATTTCAAGTTCGATATAAATATTGATGCGAAAAAGTTTGTATGCCTTAATACAAATATTTATCAGAATAATCTTTATTACGGAAAAGGATTTTTTACCGGAATTGTTGAAATCAAAGGAACACCGCAAAATGTTGACATTAATATAACCGGCAAAACCGAAAAAGGAACGCAATTCTTCATTCCATTATCTGAAACTACCGAAACATTCGATAATAATTTTATAACTTTTGAAACGAAAGATAGTTCCGGTAAAGCACAACAACAATATGAAGTTAACCTAGCGGGAATAAAACTGAACTTTGACCTTAACGTAACTCCCGACGCAGAAGTGCAGATTATTTTCGACTCCCGAAGTGGCGATATTTTGAGAGGAAAAGGTTCGGGCGATATTAAATTTCAGATTGACACAAAAGGCGATTTCAATATGTACGGAAACTATGTTATTGAAGAAGGAGACTACTTGTTTACATTACAAAATGTAATAAATAAAAAATTCCATATCGAAAAAGGAGGAACAATAAAATGGAACGGTAATCCTTATGATGCGGAAATAAATCTTGAAGCAGTTTACAAAGTCAGAACCGACTTGAACGCATTGCGACAAGCTCTTGATGACACAGTGAAACACAAAGAACGCGTATCCGTTGAATGTAAAATATTTATGAAAGATAAATTATTCAATCCTACAATAAATTTTGATGTGGGATTCCCAACTTTAACCGAAGATGAAAGCGATAAATATAAAGCAATAATACAGCCCGATATGGATTATCAAATAATTTCATTACTTGTATTGAACAGTTTTGTATCTCCTTCAAATAGCAGGCAGGGAAAACCCGGCGAAAGTCAAACATCAGGAACAAAATACGGTGTGGGTGCAAACTCAAGCGAACTTTTATCAAATCAATTAAGCAATTGGCTTTCGCAGATAAGTAAGGATTTTGATATAGGAATTAATTACCGTCCCGGCGACCAAATTAATAATGATGAAGTGCAGGTCGCTCTTGCTACTCAGATTTTCAACGATAGAGTGAGTATTGACGGCAATTTCGGAGTTGCAGGCAACAAAGATAAAAATGCAAGTAATATTGTAGGCGACGTAAATATTGAAGCAAAACTAACGGAAGAAGGCGGACTGAGGGTAAAGGCATTTAATAAAACAAATTCAAGCAATGATATAATATATAAAAATGCACCATATACACAGGGAATAGGTTTGTTTTATCGAAAAGAATTCGATAATCTTAAAGAATTGCTAAAAAGAAGAAAGAAAAAATAA
- the cobC gene encoding alpha-ribazole phosphatase, with protein MQIYLIRHTKVDVPKDIFYGQTDVPLFETFDDEVKEISIKLKGIIPDAVYSSPLSRCRLLAEKITDENIIKYDNRLMELNFGDWEMKSWNQINKIDSKNWYDDFINTSCPNGESYCDLYNRIHLFYNEISKIDCKNIFVFTHSGVIRAFMAIVNEIDLKESFREEIPYGCVISFKK; from the coding sequence ATGCAAATATATTTGATTCGTCATACAAAAGTTGATGTTCCGAAAGACATATTTTACGGGCAAACCGATGTGCCGCTTTTTGAAACATTTGATGATGAAGTAAAAGAAATTTCAATTAAATTAAAAGGAATTATTCCGGATGCTGTTTACTCAAGTCCTTTGAGCAGATGCCGTTTGCTTGCCGAAAAAATCACAGATGAAAATATTATAAAATATGACAATCGTTTAATGGAATTAAATTTTGGCGATTGGGAAATGAAATCATGGAATCAAATAAATAAAATAGATTCAAAAAATTGGTATGATGATTTTATAAATACATCATGCCCTAATGGTGAATCTTATTGTGATTTATACAATAGGATTCATTTGTTTTATAATGAAATTTCAAAAATTGATTGCAAAAATATTTTTGTTTTCACACATTCGGGAGTTATAAGAGCTTTTATGGCAATTGTTAATGAAATTGATTTAAAAGAATCTTTCAGGGAGGAAATACCTTATGGATGTGTAATCAGTTTTAAAAAATAA
- a CDS encoding adenosylcobinamide-GDP ribazoletransferase: MFLKNNLKYFLHAIIFYTRIPVGIKIDCTENLTNKSIKYLPLIGWIVGGFSAFVFYFSNLILPVSISIILSMTASILITGAFHEDGFADVCDGFGGGYTKERILEIMKDSRIGAFGVIGIVLILMFKFFLLENINSISIPVALIAGNTISRLAAITVTFSNSYIGTAETSKSKLSDERITVLNLLFALIIGILPILLFQKYLFFILIIPVFITKWLMMLYFRKKIGGYTGDCLGAIQQVCEIVFYLSLIVLCKYI, encoded by the coding sequence ATGTTTTTAAAAAATAATTTAAAATATTTTCTACATGCAATTATTTTCTACACTCGAATCCCTGTGGGTATAAAAATAGATTGTACAGAAAATTTAACTAATAAATCAATTAAATACTTGCCTTTAATTGGCTGGATTGTCGGCGGATTCTCTGCATTTGTTTTTTATTTTTCAAATTTAATTCTTCCTGTTTCAATAAGTATTATTTTATCAATGACTGCGAGCATATTAATTACAGGTGCATTTCACGAAGATGGTTTTGCAGATGTTTGCGATGGCTTCGGCGGCGGCTACACAAAAGAACGTATTCTTGAAATAATGAAAGACAGCAGAATAGGTGCTTTCGGAGTTATAGGAATTGTTTTGATATTGATGTTTAAATTTTTTCTATTGGAAAATATAAATTCAATTTCAATACCGGTTGCATTGATTGCGGGAAATACTATCAGCCGTCTTGCAGCAATTACCGTTACTTTTTCAAATTCTTATATTGGAACAGCTGAAACAAGCAAATCGAAATTATCGGATGAGAGAATTACAGTATTGAATTTATTGTTTGCTTTGATTATTGGAATTTTGCCAATTTTATTATTTCAAAAATATTTGTTTTTTATTTTAATAATTCCTGTATTTATCACAAAGTGGCTTATGATGCTGTATTTCAGAAAAAAAATCGGAGGATATACAGGTGATTGCCTTGGTGCAATTCAACAGGTTTGCGAAATTGTTTTTTATTTGTCTTTAATTGTTTTATGCAAATATATTTGA
- a CDS encoding MATE family efflux transporter: protein MKDLTKGNVFKLILFFTIPILLGSMTGQVTFIVERIIVGKSIGKEALAAIGEVFPFIFFMSSIVTGISIGGNILLAQYFGAKNMFKVIRTIETNIVFLFVSSLLVTFIGIALCPIIFKFIGVPDDVMPQAVIYARIYFAGLIFMFFTNTIGAMLRSLGDSKTPFVFSIITNGINLLLDFLFVYYYKLGITGVGLAVVLSYLITFLGLAYYFFFKQKHLKLSLFNLTFDKEIFFFSVKKGLPIGVQTLILSFAMNFVIKFLNPFGSDSMAAYTAAAGIDAIMFMFAMDISMGLSSFVGQNIGANRFDRIKKGMLAAWIICFIPVFILTVFSLFKGEWMIGFFSNDKEVINIGVSYLKIVSSFYLVCVTTFIFGSVFNGAGRTVLTLISTIIGWWVVRIPVSYYLSKSIGVDGIWWGISAQWVSEFIFILVLYFIGKWKIKAMNSISNLHLQTQLQ from the coding sequence ATGAAAGACCTTACAAAAGGAAATGTTTTTAAACTGATATTATTCTTCACTATTCCAATACTTCTTGGAAGTATGACAGGTCAGGTTACATTTATTGTTGAAAGAATTATTGTAGGTAAAAGTATTGGCAAGGAAGCTTTAGCGGCAATCGGCGAAGTTTTTCCTTTTATATTTTTTATGTCTTCCATAGTAACGGGAATTTCAATCGGAGGAAACATTCTATTAGCACAATATTTTGGAGCTAAGAATATGTTTAAAGTAATAAGAACAATAGAAACAAATATTGTTTTCTTGTTTGTTTCTTCGCTGTTAGTAACATTTATCGGTATTGCGTTATGCCCAATTATTTTTAAATTTATTGGTGTACCTGATGATGTTATGCCGCAAGCAGTAATATATGCAAGAATATATTTTGCCGGTTTAATTTTTATGTTCTTTACAAATACAATTGGAGCAATGCTTCGTTCTTTGGGTGATTCGAAAACACCGTTTGTGTTTTCAATTATCACTAATGGAATAAATTTATTGTTGGATTTTCTTTTTGTTTATTACTATAAATTGGGAATTACAGGTGTTGGGTTAGCTGTTGTTTTATCTTATTTAATAACGTTTTTAGGATTAGCGTATTATTTCTTTTTTAAACAAAAACATCTTAAACTTTCATTATTCAATTTAACTTTTGATAAAGAAATATTTTTCTTTTCCGTAAAGAAGGGGCTTCCCATTGGAGTTCAAACATTAATTTTGTCTTTTGCAATGAATTTTGTAATAAAGTTTTTAAATCCATTTGGTTCGGACTCAATGGCGGCATATACTGCTGCTGCCGGAATTGATGCTATAATGTTTATGTTTGCAATGGATATTTCAATGGGGCTATCTTCTTTTGTAGGACAAAATATAGGTGCAAACAGATTCGACAGAATTAAGAAAGGTATGCTTGCTGCATGGATAATTTGTTTTATTCCTGTTTTTATTCTTACTGTTTTTTCATTATTTAAAGGAGAATGGATGATTGGCTTTTTCTCTAACGATAAAGAAGTAATAAATATCGGAGTAAGTTACTTGAAGATTGTAAGCAGTTTTTATTTGGTTTGTGTAACAACATTTATTTTTGGCAGCGTATTTAATGGAGCAGGAAGAACAGTGTTAACATTGATTTCGACTATTATTGGTTGGTGGGTTGTTCGAATTCCGGTTTCTTATTATTTAAGCAAAAGTATTGGTGTTGATGGAATTTGGTGGGGCATTTCGGCTCAGTGGGTTTCGGAATTTATTTTTATATTAGTACTCTACTTCATAGGAAAGTGGAAAATTAAAGCGATGAATTCGATTAGTAATTTACACTTGCAAACTCAATTACAATAA
- the cobT gene encoding nicotinate-nucleotide--dimethylbenzimidazole phosphoribosyltransferase encodes MTLKENLQNKINNKTKPLGSLGLLENIALQIGLIQETLTPELKNPAIIVFAGDHGITDEGVSPFPKVVTQQMVLNFLSGGAAINVFCKQNNINLKVVDAGVDGDFEKNENLIVLKIKNGTNNIIVQPAMTLEECKETMKRGEIIVDNEFKNDCNIIGFGEMGIGNTSAAALLMSKYCNLPIDVCTGRGTGLDNDGLKRKTEVLQKAIQKYPEVKDSLEILSTFGGFEIAMMAGAILKAAELKMAIMIDGFIATSALLAAYNLNQNIINNCIFCHTSNEQGHRLMLDYFKAKPILNIDLRLGEGTGAALAYPVIHAAVNFLNNMASFESAGVSNKD; translated from the coding sequence ATGACTTTAAAAGAAAATTTACAAAACAAAATCAACAACAAAACGAAACCGCTTGGCTCTTTGGGTTTGCTGGAAAATATAGCATTGCAAATTGGTTTAATACAGGAAACGTTAACTCCCGAGCTTAAAAATCCTGCAATTATTGTATTTGCAGGAGACCATGGAATAACAGACGAAGGTGTAAGCCCATTTCCAAAAGTTGTAACTCAACAAATGGTTCTTAACTTTTTAAGCGGAGGTGCAGCAATTAATGTTTTCTGTAAACAGAATAATATTAATTTGAAAGTTGTTGATGCAGGTGTTGATGGTGATTTTGAAAAGAATGAAAACCTAATTGTTTTAAAAATAAAAAATGGAACAAATAATATTATTGTTCAACCTGCAATGACTTTAGAAGAATGTAAGGAAACAATGAAAAGAGGCGAAATTATTGTTGATAATGAATTTAAAAATGATTGCAACATAATAGGATTTGGAGAAATGGGAATTGGCAATACTTCGGCAGCAGCTTTGTTAATGAGTAAATATTGCAATTTGCCAATTGATGTTTGCACAGGAAGAGGCACTGGTCTTGACAATGATGGGTTGAAAAGAAAAACAGAAGTATTGCAAAAAGCCATTCAAAAATATCCCGAAGTTAAAGATTCATTAGAAATTCTTTCAACATTCGGAGGGTTTGAAATAGCAATGATGGCAGGAGCTATTCTTAAAGCAGCGGAATTAAAAATGGCTATAATGATTGATGGATTTATTGCTACATCAGCATTATTAGCTGCGTATAACTTAAACCAAAATATAATAAATAACTGCATATTCTGCCATACATCAAATGAGCAGGGACACAGATTAATGTTGGATTATTTTAAAGCAAAACCAATTTTAAATATTGATTTGCGACTTGGTGAAGGAACAGGAGCTGCTCTTGCATATCCCGTTATTCATGCAGCAGTGAATTTTTTAAATAACATGGCAAGCTTCGAAAGCGCAGGAGTATCAAATAAAGATTAA